In Silene latifolia isolate original U9 population chromosome X, ASM4854445v1, whole genome shotgun sequence, the following proteins share a genomic window:
- the LOC141618969 gene encoding uncharacterized protein LOC141618969: MATNYILKGTTNLLITSCNRTISTIPTPSTIRLLPFSPFLNPNFSPVSLSLPSFAHRHVRLQCTAAETTTTSPDTAPPPAAPPAAPDMAAVREAAGLLDIRVGKVLKAWRHPDADTLYVEEVDIGEDEPRTICSGLVKFVNIDLLQDRKVVVLANLKPRNMRGIKSSGMLMAASDASHENVELLVPPEDSVPGERIWFGSEDEKENQPDAASANQIQKKKVWELVQPHLKTDAACVAVLDGRFMMTSAGPVASSSLLNANIS; this comes from the exons ATGGCAACGAACTACATTCTAAAAGGAACAACAAACCTTCTCATCACCTCCTGCAATCGCACCATATCAACAATTCCTACACCTTCCACCATCCGATTACTCCCATTTTCCCCCtttctaaaccctaatttttcaccTGTCTCCCTCTCTCTCCCCTCCTTCGCGCACCGCCATGTCCGCCTCCAATGTACCGCCGCGGAAACCACCACCACCTCGCCGGATACGGCGCCGCCACCCGCGGCTCCACCCGCGGCGCCGGATATGGCGGCAGTGAGGGAGGCGGCGGGATTGCTGGATATAAGAGTGGGGAAAGTGTTGAAGGCGTGGCGACATCCCGACGCCGATACGTTGTATGTTGAGGAAGTTGATATTGGAGAGGATGAGCCTCGGACGATTTGTAGTGGTCTTGTTAAATTTGTGAATATTGATCTTCTTCAG GATAGAAAGGTCGTTGTTCTTGCCAATCTGAAACCAAGGAATATGCGTGGCATCAAGTCAAGCGGCATGCTCATGGCTGCTTCTGATGCATCACATGAGAATGTTGAGCTTCTTGTACCTCCGGAGGACTCAGTCCCTGGCGAAAGAATCTGGTTTGGCTCAGAAGATGAAAAGGAAAATCAACCTGATGCGGCATCTGCCAATCAG ATTCAGAAGAAAAAGGTGTGGGAATTAGTCCAACCTCATCTCAAGACTGATGCTGCTTGTGTCGCAGTGCTGGACGGGCGTTTCATGATGACATCTGCTGGTCCTGTGGCTTCTTCGTCCCTGTTGAATGCAAATATATCCTAA
- the LOC141618971 gene encoding methionine aminopeptidase 2B, with amino-acid sequence MDNTVGEKIVPEVIDSSSNEVTSKLADINLESSEVVVDDNDDVAEPSSDAKGDGAKKKKKKNKSKKKKEPLQQTDPPSIPVADLFPSGDFPEGEIQQYKDDNLWRVTSEEKRELDRLQKPIHNSVRQAAEVHRQVRKYIRSIVKPGMLMTDLCETLEDTVRKLISENGLQAGIAFPTGCSLNWVAAHWTPNSGDKTVLDYNDVMKLDFGTHIDGHIVDCAFTVAFNPMFDPLLEATREATNTGIKEAGIDVRLCDVGSAIQEVMESYEVEINGKVFQVKSIQNLNGHSIGPYQIHAGKSVPIVKGGVQTKMEEGEFYAIETFGSTGKGYVREDLECSHYMKNFDVGHVPLRLPRAKQLLVTINKNFSTLAFCRRYLDRIGETKYLMALKNLCDAGIVQPYPPLCDVKGSYVSQFEHTILLRPTCKEVVSRGDDY; translated from the exons ATGGATAATACTGTCGGAGAAAAGATTGTTCCAGAAGTAATTGATAGTAGTAGCAATGAAGTAACTTCAAAGCTAGCTGATATCAATTTGGAGAGTTCTGAGGTTGTTGTTGATGATAATGATGACGTAGCCGAACCGTCCTCCGATGCCAAAGGAG ATGGtgcaaagaagaagaaaaagaaaaataaaagcaa GAAAAAGAAAGAACCTTTGCAGCAGACAGATCCTCCGTCTATTCCTGTGGCTGATCTTTTTCCATCTGGGGATTTTCCAGAGGGTGAAATTCAGCAGTACAAAGACGA TAACTTATGGAGAGTGACTTCTGAAGAGAAGAGAGAGCTGGATCGTTTGCAAAAGCCTATTCATAACTCAGTTCGCCAAGCTGCTGAAGTTCATCGTCAG GTTCGGAAATATATCAGAAGCATTGTGAAACCTGGGATGTTAATGACCGACCTATGCGAGACTTTGGAAGACACAGTCCGTAAATTGATATCTGAAAATGGGCTACAAGCTGGCATTGCCTTCCCTACTGGCTGTTCTTTGAATTG GGTTGCTGCTCACTGGACACCCAATTCTGGAGATAAAACTGTGCTAGATTATAATGATGTGATGAAGTTGGATTTTGGAACTCATATTGATG GACACATAGTAGATTGTGCTTTCACTGTTGCATTTAATCCTATGTTTGATCCACTATTGGAGGCTACACGTGAAGCAACAAATACTGGAATCAAG GAAGCTGGGATTGATGTGCGTCTTTGTGATGTTGGTTCTGCGATACAAGAAGTGATGGAGTCGTATGAGGTTGAAATCAACGGAAAAGTCTTTCAAG TTAAAAGCATCCAGAATCTTAATGGACATAGCATTGGGCCGTACCAGATACATGCCGGAAAATCTGTACCTATCGTGAAGGGAGGTGTACAGACTAAGATGGAAGAGGGTGAATTTTATGCTATTGAAACTTTTGGGTCAACAG GTAAAGGATATGTCAGAGAAGATTTAGAATGCAGCCATTACATGAAAAACTTTGATGTTGGACATGTGCCATTGCGGTTACCTAGAGCGAAGCAACTGTTGGTTACTATCAATAAGAACTTCTCCACATTAGCTTTCTGTAGGCGATATTTAGATCGTATTGGGGAGACTAAATATTTGATGGCACTGAAGAATTTGTGTGATGCTGGCATTGTTCAG CCATACCCACCACTCTGTGACGTGAAGGGAAGTTATGTGTCTCAGTTCGAGCATACAATCTTACTCCGTCCTACCTGCAAAGAAGTTGTTTCAAGAGGCGACGACTATTGA